From Echinicola jeungdonensis, the proteins below share one genomic window:
- a CDS encoding aminotransferase class I/II-fold pyridoxal phosphate-dependent enzyme, translating into MENIHQFIQQKLTQAEAANQLRSLKPNDKHKVDFFSNDYLGFSQKGLLQKQITSTKVSSDWMGATGSRLISGNHLEIIQLEKLVAQSMESPAALLYNTGYLGNLGLLSAIGDKDSLFIYDAQVHASIKEGMRLSFGQKVSFKHNDTEDLKKKLQLHSNNPKKIYVLTEGLFSMDGDFPDLAKTLSLCEQYNAGLIIDEAHSLGTLGEDQKGLAHQFRNHPHLLARVITFGKAAGSHGAMVLGSEELIQFLVNFSRAFIYTTAPSFEQVMTLNASWKLLEQKTNFQNLEKIIQKYLELVPSKANSFSKNKSPIQAWFCSDIGLLKQKAARLNEAGFNVYPILSPTVKKGTERIRIVLHAFNTPEEISQLIEILNH; encoded by the coding sequence ATGGAGAATATTCACCAATTTATTCAACAAAAATTGACCCAAGCGGAGGCTGCTAACCAATTAAGAAGCCTCAAACCAAATGATAAGCACAAGGTGGATTTTTTCTCCAATGATTACCTGGGTTTTTCCCAAAAAGGATTACTCCAAAAGCAAATCACCTCAACAAAAGTTTCTTCCGACTGGATGGGGGCAACGGGCTCCCGCTTAATCAGTGGAAATCATTTGGAAATTATCCAATTGGAAAAGCTGGTAGCCCAATCCATGGAAAGTCCTGCTGCCCTTTTATACAATACCGGATATTTGGGCAATTTGGGTTTACTTTCGGCCATTGGGGATAAGGATAGCCTGTTTATATATGATGCACAGGTTCATGCCAGCATCAAAGAAGGCATGAGGTTGAGTTTTGGACAAAAGGTGTCTTTTAAACATAATGACACTGAAGACCTGAAAAAAAAACTGCAACTACATTCGAATAATCCAAAAAAGATTTATGTGTTGACCGAGGGGCTTTTTTCCATGGATGGGGATTTTCCTGATTTAGCCAAAACCCTCAGCCTTTGTGAGCAATATAATGCGGGATTGATCATTGATGAAGCGCATTCATTGGGAACCCTTGGTGAAGACCAAAAGGGATTGGCCCACCAATTTCGGAATCACCCGCATTTATTGGCAAGGGTCATCACCTTTGGGAAAGCTGCGGGAAGTCATGGTGCCATGGTATTGGGAAGTGAAGAATTGATACAATTTCTGGTCAATTTTAGCAGGGCTTTTATTTATACCACTGCTCCTTCTTTTGAGCAAGTGATGACCCTCAATGCTTCTTGGAAGTTGCTGGAGCAAAAAACCAATTTTCAAAACCTGGAAAAGATAATCCAAAAGTACCTGGAGTTGGTGCCTTCTAAAGCCAATTCCTTTTCCAAAAATAAAAGCCCCATTCAAGCTTGGTTTTGTTCAGACATTGGCCTGCTCAAACAAAAAGCTGCCAGGTTAAATGAAGCTGGTTTCAATGTGTACCCTATTCTTTCCCCCACAGTTAAAAAAGGAACTGAACGGATACGGATTGTATTACATGCATTTAATACCCCGGAAGAAATTTCACAACTAATTGAAATTCTGAATCATTAA
- a CDS encoding nucleotide pyrophosphohydrolase yields MTIEEAQKKVDEWINTVGVRYFNELTNMAILTEEVGELARIIARKYGEQSFKESDKNKDLGDEMADVLWVLICLANQTGIDLTQALERNFEKKNIRDKDRHKGNEKLK; encoded by the coding sequence ATGACAATAGAAGAAGCGCAGAAAAAAGTGGATGAATGGATTAATACCGTTGGTGTAAGGTACTTTAATGAGCTGACCAATATGGCCATTTTAACGGAGGAAGTGGGGGAGTTAGCCAGGATCATTGCCAGGAAATATGGGGAACAGTCTTTTAAGGAAAGTGATAAAAACAAGGATCTTGGGGATGAAATGGCAGATGTACTTTGGGTTTTGATCTGTTTGGCTAATCAAACCGGGATTGATTTGACTCAGGCATTGGAAAGGAATTTTGAAAAGAAAAATATCCGGGATAAAGACCGGCATAAGGGTAATGAAAAGTTGAAATAG
- the bioD gene encoding dethiobiotin synthase — MKDKIFVTGIGTGIGKTVVSASICKTFGHAYWKPVQCGDLDESDSHFVAKHVPHARVHLEAYRLETPQSPHWAAEIENTQIDLNHNHLPSEAGKLCVEGAGGLMVPLNDQETYLDFLLKTDLHPVVVIRHYLGSINHSMLTLKVLENAGFKDFTIIWNGYPVPSSESAILQRFCPSQVYRLEEWENQNEEIPKLMAENQ; from the coding sequence ATGAAGGATAAAATATTTGTCACAGGCATAGGAACTGGAATTGGCAAGACGGTCGTTTCTGCTTCCATTTGCAAGACTTTTGGTCATGCTTATTGGAAACCAGTGCAATGCGGGGATTTGGATGAGTCAGACTCTCATTTTGTGGCCAAGCATGTTCCTCATGCCCGGGTCCATTTGGAGGCCTATCGACTTGAAACCCCACAAAGTCCTCATTGGGCAGCGGAAATTGAGAATACTCAAATTGACCTGAACCACAATCACCTCCCTTCTGAAGCAGGCAAACTTTGTGTGGAGGGAGCAGGTGGATTGATGGTTCCCTTGAATGATCAGGAGACCTATTTAGATTTTCTCCTAAAAACTGACCTACATCCTGTCGTGGTGATCCGCCATTATTTGGGCAGCATCAATCACAGCATGCTGACCTTAAAAGTATTAGAAAATGCAGGATTCAAAGATTTCACTATTATTTGGAATGGATATCCGGTACCAAGTTCTGAAAGTGCTATTCTACAAAGGTTTTGTCCCTCACAGGTCTACCGATTGGAAGAATGGGAAAACCAAAATGAAGAAATACCAAAATTGATGGCAGAAAATCAATAA
- a CDS encoding 3-oxoacyl-ACP synthase codes for MENNFITIKKGIGINPLGLFPSEENQRYASPCHQLSINAKGDWAGNIEPELWKRVDQYIQGEGHKAERFPSEARLLSYLIQKMDLKAHPHQMINAATSRGSIDYLVQTQRKHSKLPVWTSPHSTLGFASSWPGLLHSSKSPLFFQSSTCSSFGLTLQNAFAWLNSGMAEDFIAAAVECPTGPLTIDQMKSIRIYAPFGNEIDYPSRSMDFNKAQNTMVLGEGAYAFQLSKDKGEGLALLKGVGSSIEKIHHSTELSPNGNCIVGAAQKAMDMAEISHVDMIIGHFPGTKLGDLAEKTAYERVFGDKVPYTISNKWKVGHSLGSSLAANLDQAISILQGQYLPEMPNYVPIPKNVPDKIENILITALGFGGQAISAVVGNMEG; via the coding sequence ATGGAAAATAATTTCATCACCATAAAGAAAGGCATTGGCATCAATCCATTGGGATTATTTCCCTCGGAGGAAAACCAAAGATATGCTTCACCTTGCCACCAATTATCTATCAATGCCAAAGGAGATTGGGCAGGAAACATTGAACCCGAATTATGGAAAAGGGTGGATCAATACATTCAAGGGGAAGGCCACAAGGCGGAACGGTTTCCATCGGAAGCCAGATTGCTATCTTATTTGATCCAAAAAATGGACCTCAAGGCTCACCCCCATCAAATGATCAATGCAGCTACATCCAGGGGAAGCATTGATTACCTTGTCCAAACCCAACGGAAACACTCCAAATTACCTGTATGGACTTCACCTCATTCCACCTTGGGTTTTGCGAGTAGTTGGCCGGGATTACTTCATAGCTCCAAATCCCCATTGTTTTTTCAGTCTTCCACTTGCAGCAGTTTTGGACTTACACTTCAAAATGCTTTTGCCTGGCTTAATAGTGGAATGGCTGAAGATTTTATCGCAGCAGCGGTAGAATGTCCCACCGGGCCGTTAACTATCGACCAGATGAAATCCATTAGGATTTATGCCCCATTTGGAAATGAAATTGATTATCCAAGCCGTTCCATGGATTTTAATAAAGCTCAAAATACCATGGTTTTGGGGGAAGGGGCTTATGCTTTTCAGTTAAGTAAGGATAAGGGAGAAGGATTGGCCTTACTTAAAGGGGTTGGGTCTTCAATAGAAAAAATTCATCATTCAACAGAGTTATCCCCCAATGGAAATTGCATTGTTGGGGCTGCTCAAAAAGCAATGGATATGGCGGAGATCAGTCATGTCGATATGATCATTGGGCACTTCCCTGGAACCAAACTTGGGGACCTTGCAGAGAAAACTGCTTATGAAAGGGTTTTTGGGGATAAGGTGCCCTATACCATTTCCAATAAATGGAAAGTTGGCCATTCTTTGGGATCCAGCTTAGCTGCCAATTTGGATCAGGCCATTTCTATTCTTCAAGGTCAATACCTTCCTGAAATGCCTAATTATGTCCCAATTCCAAAAAATGTGCCTGACAAAATCGAGAATATTTTGATCACTGCCCTGGGATTTGGTGGACAGGCCATTAGTGCGGTAGTAGGCAATATGGAGGGGTGA